In Nitrospiria bacterium, the sequence CGGTCAGGAATTCCTGAAGGATGGAGGCCGCCCCGTAAGCCTGGAGCGCCCAGACTTCCATCTCCCCCAATCGCTGACCGCCGAACTGGGCTTTGCCGCCCAGCGGCTGTTGGGTGACAAGCGAATAAGGACCGATCGAACGGGCATGGATTTTATCATCGACCAGATGATGCAGTTTCATCACGTACATATAGCCCACCGTGACTGGGCGGTCAAAGGATTCGCCCGTCCGTCCGTCAAAGAGCATGCTTTGACCGCTCTCGGGAAGGCCGGCTTTCTTCAACAGTTCCTTGATTTCTCCTTCACGGGCCCCGTCGAACACGGGACTGGAAACGTGCAGCCCGAGGGCTTGGGCCGCCCAGCCCAGGTGAGTCTCGAGAATCTGACCCACATTCATACGGGAGGGCACACCCAAGGGGTTCAGCACCACTTCCACCGGCGTTCCGTCCGGCAAATAGGGCATGTCCTCTTCACGGAGGATCCGGGCCACAACCCCCTTGTTCCCGTGGCGGCCCGCCACCTTGTCCCCGACCGAGACCTTCCGCTTCATCGCGATGTAAACCTTGACCAGCTTGATGACGCCGGGCGGAAGTTCATCCCCGCCTTTCAGGCGGCCCATTCGCTTGTCGTAAATCTCCTGAAGGATCTCCATCTGCTCCTTGGCCATGCGTTCCATTTCGAGCAGTTTTTCCTGATCCTCCGGATTGCTGAGCAAGATGTCCCGCAAATAATCGTCCGAGATCTTCTTCAAAACTTCCGGGTTCAATTTCCGCTTCCGCTTCAGGATTACGTCGCCGGTCTCCGGATCGACGATGTCGCGGCTGATCACCTTGCCGTTGAGAAATTTCCGCATCTTCTTGTTTTTCTCGTCATCGATGATCCGGAGCTCATCCTGGTGATCCCGCTGCAATCGTCCGATGTCATCGCTCTCGAACACCTTGGCGTGCTCCGCCTTGTCGCTGCCTTTGCGCGAAAAGATCTTGACATCCACGACGATCCCTTCCACGCCCGGGGGCACGATCAAGGAAGTGTCCTTGACGTCCCCGGCCTTCTCTCCGAAGATCGCCCTTAAGAGTTTCTCTTCGGGGGTCAGCTGGGTCTCGCCCTTCGGAGTCACCTTTCCAACGAGAATGTCGCCCGGCCGGACTTCCGCGCCGATCCGAATGATCCCGCCTTCGTCGAGGTTTTTGAGCGCCTCTTCACCGACGTTGGGGATGTCGCGCGTGATCTCTTCCTTCCCCAGCTTGGTGTCCCGGGCTTCCACCTCAAACTCCTCGATATGGATCGAGGTGAACATGTCCTCCTTGACCAGTTTTTCGCTGATCAGGATCGCGTCCTCGAAATTATATCCGCCCCACGGCATGAAGGCCACGAGGACGTTGCGGCCCAGCGCCAGGTCGCCCTGTTCGATGGCCGGGCCGTCGGCCAGCACTTCTCCCTTTTTAACGATGTCGCCCGGATTGACGACCGGTTTTTGATTGATGCAGGTATTTTGATTGGAACGGAGAAACTTGATCAAGGGGAACACCTCGGTCGCCTTCTCTTTATCCTTTCCGGACTTGGCCTGATCGTATTTCACCACGATACGGTTGGCGTCGACGCTTTGAACCACGCCATGGTGCCGGGCAAAGATCACATATCCCGAGTCGCGGGCCACGACCGATTCCATTCCGGTGCCCACCAGAGGCGCTTCGGTTTTGATGAGCGGCACGGCCTGGCGCTGCATGTTGGATCCCATCAAGGCCCGGTTGGCATCGTCATTTTCAAGGAACGGAATCAAGGCGGTCGCGACGCTGACGATCTGCTTCGGAGAGACATCCATATACTCCACTTTATCCGGAGTCACCGTTACAAAATCGTCCGCAAACCGGGCCGATATACTCTCGGAAACCAATCGGCCCCGTCCGTCCACTTTCGAGTTCGCCTGGCCGATCACATGGCGCTCGCCATCGATGGCCGACAGGAACTCCACATCGTCCGTCACACGCGCCGTTTTCACCTTGCGATACGGGGCTTCGATAAAGCCGAACTCGTTCACGCAGGCGTATGTGGCCAGCGACGTGATCAACCCGATGTTCGGACCCTCCGGAGTCTCGATGGGACAGATCCTCCCGTAATGGGACGGGTGAACATCGCGCACTTCGAAACCGGCCCGCTCGCGCGTCAACCCCCCCGGCCCCAGCGCGGAAAGCCGGCGCTTATGCGTAATTTCAGCCAGCGGGTTCGTTTGATCCATAAATTGAGAAAGCTGGCTGCT encodes:
- the rpoB gene encoding DNA-directed RNA polymerase subunit beta, which translates into the protein MRNRKDFSKIQSRIEIPNLIDIQKSSYERFLQMTVPPDRRQDRGLQAAFNSVFPITDYNDTALIELVDYSLGAPKYGVRECLERGMNYAAPLKIRVRLHLFDKEAKGSAKKIRESKESEVYLGELPLMTETGTFIINGTERVVVSQLHRSPGVAFTHDKGKTHASGKVLFSARIIPYRGSWLDFEFDTRDILYVRIDRRRKMPVTILLKAFGYTTEDLYGMYYPVEEIQIEKGKFVRKLDPDIHSGIKSPIDIVDKKAKETIIKEGGKITKLIINRIRKAGIKDIPVPQEELIGRLTASELSDPKTHEVLLARNKEITEDVLQKLLRSHLESFKLIYIDPVTIPPVIRDTLPLEDVGSKEEAMVEIYKRLRPGESPTVETAKTLFDNLFFNPKRYDLSPVGRLKLNKKLGLDVSLEKRTLTPEDIVEVVRYLINLKAAKGEIDDIDHLGNRRVRSVGELLENQFRIGLVRMERTIKERMNLLDLETALPHDLINAKPVMAAIKEFFGSSQLSQFMDQTNPLAEITHKRRLSALGPGGLTRERAGFEVRDVHPSHYGRICPIETPEGPNIGLITSLATYACVNEFGFIEAPYRKVKTARVTDDVEFLSAIDGERHVIGQANSKVDGRGRLVSESISARFADDFVTVTPDKVEYMDVSPKQIVSVATALIPFLENDDANRALMGSNMQRQAVPLIKTEAPLVGTGMESVVARDSGYVIFARHHGVVQSVDANRIVVKYDQAKSGKDKEKATEVFPLIKFLRSNQNTCINQKPVVNPGDIVKKGEVLADGPAIEQGDLALGRNVLVAFMPWGGYNFEDAILISEKLVKEDMFTSIHIEEFEVEARDTKLGKEEITRDIPNVGEEALKNLDEGGIIRIGAEVRPGDILVGKVTPKGETQLTPEEKLLRAIFGEKAGDVKDTSLIVPPGVEGIVVDVKIFSRKGSDKAEHAKVFESDDIGRLQRDHQDELRIIDDEKNKKMRKFLNGKVISRDIVDPETGDVILKRKRKLNPEVLKKISDDYLRDILLSNPEDQEKLLEMERMAKEQMEILQEIYDKRMGRLKGGDELPPGVIKLVKVYIAMKRKVSVGDKVAGRHGNKGVVARILREEDMPYLPDGTPVEVVLNPLGVPSRMNVGQILETHLGWAAQALGLHVSSPVFDGAREGEIKELLKKAGLPESGQSMLFDGRTGESFDRPVTVGYMYVMKLHHLVDDKIHARSIGPYSLVTQQPLGGKAQFGGQRLGEMEVWALQAYGAASILQEFLTVKSDDVPGRSRIYEAIVKGENFLEPGLPESFNVLVKELQSLGLDVELMKTKE